A single genomic interval of Rhea pennata isolate bPtePen1 chromosome 5, bPtePen1.pri, whole genome shotgun sequence harbors:
- the LRRC74A gene encoding leucine-rich repeat-containing protein 74A has product MENQSEKDTDQSEEMSETSKSPELLLSDDVSAEKATPDSDTDLEVEDPGKAFAGITGIEVYLEACRLLEVVPASHFIENLAKRYINLNHHGLGPKGAKAIAIALVSNATVTHLELEDNWILAEGAVCLAQMLRENCCLQELNISNNHLDTKGAEAIASLLLDNVSYLHALQLSGNNFGEETAPYFAEALMGNYQVKELDLSHNEFSEKGGELLGQMLASNETLELLNLSWNHFSMKGAVALGTGLRGNGTLKILDLSWNGFGNEGAKALGEALKVNNVLVQLDLSSNQIDNEGAKKLCKGLEVNGNLKILKLANNPLTVEGATALITSIRKNPKSMMEEINISNVLVNETFIKLLDLVCQEHPGLDVIYGEVGGYISKNPDQYPNPMKVIQNYLNEHNLQLWDFFRNIDKDGNMKIPVAAVRRAIMQESNIPLNRVQIVELVQKLDRNRTGVVDYSHLKEKKLAQKPVEGEMKEEEEKEEP; this is encoded by the exons ACCAGAGCGAAGAGATGTCAGAGACCAGCAAGTCCCCGGAGTTACTGTTATCTGATGATGTTTCAGCAGAGAAGGCCACACCAGACTCTGACACTGACCTAGAGGTTGAAG ATCCTGGGAAGGCTTTTGCGGGCATTACAGGCATAGAAGTGTACCTGGAAGCATGCAGGCTGTTGGAGGTGGTGCCTGCCTCACACTTCATTGAGAACTTGGCCAAGCGTTACATAAACCTGAACCACCATGGTCTAGGACCCAAAGGTGCCAAAGCCATTGCTATTGCTCTGGTG TCTAATGCAACTGTCACGCACCTGGAGCTGGAAGATAACTGGATTCTGGCAGAAGGAGCTGTGTGCCTAGCACAGATGTTACGAGAGAACTGCTGCCTTCAAGAACTG AACATCTCCAATAACCACCTAGACACAAAAGGAGCTGAAGCCATTGCCAGTTTGCTTTTGGATAATGTGTCCTATCTCCACGCTCTTCAGCTCTCAG GAAACAACTTTGGAGAGGAGACTGCACCATACTTTGCTGAGGCACTAATG GGCAATTACCAAGTGAAGGAGCTGGACCTCAGCCACAATGAGTTCTctgagaagggaggagagctCCTGGGACAGATGCTGG CCAGCAATGAAACACTGGAACTTCTGAACCTGAGCTGGAATCACTTCAGTATGAAAGGGGCAGTAGCGCTGGGCACAGGTCTCAGG GGCAATGGTACACTGAAGATACTCGACCTTTCTTGGAACGGCTTTGGGAATGAAGGAGCAAAAGCCCTAGGAGAAGCTCTCAAAGTCAACAATGTGCTGGTTCAACTGGACCTCAGCAGCAACCAAATTGACAATGAGGGAGCCAAGAAGCTCTGCAAGGGccttgaagtcaatggaaaccTCAAAATCCTGAAG TTGGCCAATAATCCCTTGACCGTGGAAGGCGCCACTGCACTAATCACATCTATCAGAAAGAACCCTAAATCCATGATGGAAGAGATCAACATCTCA AACGTGCTGGTGAATGAAACTTTCATCAAGCTGTTGGATTTGGTGTGCCAAGAACATCCTGGACTAGATGTCATCTATGGTGAGGTTGGAGGCTATATCTCCAAAAACCCTGATCAGTATCCAAATCCCATGAAAGTGATTCAG AACTATTTGAATGAGCACAACCTACAACTCTGGGACTTTTTTAGGAATATTGACAAGGATGGAAACATGAAGATCCCTGTGGCAGCCGTCCGGAGAGCCATAATGCAG gAATCAAACATCCCACTGAATCGAGTCCAAATTGTAGAACTAGTGCAGAAGCTAGACCGGAATCGGACAGGAGTGGTGGACTACAG TCACTTAAAAGAGAAGAAGCTAGCACAGAAGCCTGTGGAAGGGGaaatgaaggaagaggaagagaaagaagagccaTAA